The Rhodococcus rhodochrous DNA window CCACGACGGTGATCGAGCACGCTCCCATCGACACCCAGTACGGGGCGGTCAGGTCGGTGGGTCGCAACGGGTACTGCAGCATCCGCGCCGCGACGAAGATGCCCGCCGCCGCGTACAGGAAGAGCCCCACACCCCAGGTGAACACCGCGACGGCGGCGAGGAGCCGGTCCAGTTCGCGGTAGACCGGTTGGAGCGTGGCCGCGGCGATGGCCACCGACTCGCTGGCGACGACCCAGATGAACCACGTTCCGTTCGCCTTCGCGAGGACGGGACGCTCCGCCGTGCCGAGCACGGCGGTCCACGGGACGACATATCCGAGCACCAGCCACGTCGCCGCCGCGCCCACGAGCAGTACGGCCGCGGTGGAATGCCGACCGTCCATCATCAGGCGTACGCCGAGCACGTTGCTGCCCGCGACGAAGGTGAAGAAGCCGAACGCCCGTCCGGAATCGGCGAGATCGGCGCGGACTTCGTCGCGGAACGCGAAGAACCGCCACACCGACAGGGCCACCAGCGTCGCGTATCCGATCGCGGACACGATCAGCAGCACAGCTGATCCGAGGTGGAAACCGCGGAGGTGGAGTCCGGTGGAGACGATGCCGCCGGCCATGACGAAGGCGAAGTAACCCGGTGCGAGGGTGCGGACTTCTTCGCGGAGACGGGAACGGGCCTGCACGGCGCGCACGCTACTTCAGCAGGCGGGACATCCGCCGGTCGGCGAGGACCTTCCCTCCGGTCTGACAGGTCGGGCAGTACTGGAACGAACGATCGGTGTAGGAGACCTCGCGGATGGTGTCGCCGCACACCGGGCACGGCTCACCGGTGCGTCCGTGCACGCGCAGCCCCGACCGTTTCTCGCCCTTGAGGCGCGCCGCGTCCTGCCCGACCGAGCGCGTGACGGCATCGGTGAGAACCGACCGCATCGCCCCGTACAGGGCCGTCACCTCGTCATCGGTGAGCTTTCCGGCGGTCGCGAACGGCGACTGCTGAGCGACGTGCAGGATCTCGTCGGAATAGGCGTTGCCGATGCCCGCGAGAACCTTCTGATCGGTGAGCAGCGTCTTGAGGCGTGAGGTGCTGTCGGTCAGGAGCTCGGCGAACTCGTCGCGGGTGAAGGCGAGCGCGTCGGGGCCGAGGCGGGCGATGCCGGGCACCTGCTGCGGATCGTCGACGACCCAGACCGCGAGGCGCTTCTTCGTGCCGGCCTCGGTGAGATCGAAGGCCGGTGTCGTCGCGTCGGGGGCGAACAGGTGCACGCGGAGGGCGAGCGGACCGCGACCGAGTTTCGGGGGAGTGTGCGACGGTTCGTCGAGCCAGCGCAACCAGCCGCCGCGGGACAGGTGCGTGATCAGGTGCAGCCCCGAGCAGTCGATCGCGAGGAACTTGCCGAAGCGCGCCGCTCCGGTGATGTCGCGTCCCTGCAGCGCCGTAATCGGCGGGTCGGCCGTCTGCAGCACGCTCAGCGCCGCGACGTCGATGCGTCCGACGACGCTGCCGACCGCGTGCTCGCGCAGGAACACCGCAAGTGCTTCCACCTCGGGGAGCTCGGGCATGGGAACAGGCTACGGTCGCCGGGCCGTTCGCGGGTGGCGACGGACACCATCACGTCACCGATAGACTGCGCTCGTGACTGTGTCGACGCCCTACGAAGACCTGCTGCGCCTGATCCTCGAGACCGGCGCGGAGAAGGCCGACCGTACCGGAACCGGCACGCGGAGCCTGTTCGGCCACCAGATGCGCTTCGATCTGTCCGAGGGCTTCCCGTTGATCACCACGAAGAAGGTGCATCTGAAGTCCATCGTCTACGAGCTGCTGTGGTTCCTGCGCGGCGACTCCAACGTCAAGTGGCTGCAGGAGCACGGCGTGACGATCTGGGACGAGTGGGCCGCACCCGACGGCGATCTCGGCCCGGTCTACGGCGTGCAGTGGCGCTCGTGGCCGACCCCCGACGGGCAGCACATCGACCAGATCGGCCAGGTGATCGAGACCCTGCGCAACAATCCCGACTCGCGGCGCATCCTCGTCTCGGCGTGGAACGTGGCAGAGCTCGACAGGATGGCGCTCATGCCGTGCCACGCCTTCTTCCAGTTCTACGTGGCCGACGGCAAGCTCAGCTGCCAGCTCTACCAGCGCAGCGCCGACATGTTCCTCGGCGTGCCGTTCAACATCGCCAGCTACGCGCTGCTCACCCACATGGTCGCGCAGCAGACCGGACTCGAGCCGGGAGAGTTCATCTGGACCGGCGGCGACTGCCACATCTACTCGAACCACATCGAGCAGGTCACCGAGCAGCTCACCCGCGATCCGTATCCCTACCCGACGCTGAAGCTGCACCCACGCGACTCGATCTTCGACTACCGCTACGAGGACGTCGAGGTCGTCGGTTACCGGCACCACCCCGCGATCAAGGCGCCGGTGGCCGTCTGATGGGGGATGTCACCCTCGTCTGGGCCCAGGCACGCGACGGTGTGATCGGCCGCGACAACACCATTCCGTGGCACATCCCCGAGGACATGGCGTTCTTCAAGGACGCCACGATGGGCAAGCCGGTGATCATGGGCCGGCTCACCTGGGACTCGCTCCCGGTGAGATTCCGGCCGCTGCCGGGACGCCGGAACATCGTCGTCACCCGCAACGTCGAGTGGTCGGCCGAGGGCGCCGAGACCGCGATGAGCCTCGAGGACGCGTTGACGCTCGCCGGCGAGGACGAGGTCGTCGTGATGGGCGGGGGCCAGATCTACGCGCAGGCGATGCCGTTCGCGACTCGGCTGCTCGTGACCGAGGTCGACCTCGACGTCGTAGGAGATGCGACCGCACCTCCGATCGGGCCCGAGTGGGCGGCGGAACCCGGGGAATGGATGACGTCCACCAAGGGAATCAGGTTCCGCTGGATCCGGTACGCGCGAAGCTGAGTTCTCGCGGCGGCATCTGAGCGATACTGCGGTACATGGACAAGCTCTCGTTGACCGCCCTGGCACGGCAGCAGCTCAAACTCGCAGCGGCGTCCAGCAGCGGACGCAGCTCCCAGACGGTTTTCGGTGGGCATACCAAGCACCTGCGGCAGACCGTCGTCGCGTTGCTCGCCGGCCACGAACTCGGCGAGCACGACAGCCCCGGCGAGGCGACCCTGCAGGTGCTGTCGGGTCAGCTCCAGCTCGTCGCGGGCAACGACGTGTGGAAGGGTTCGGCGGGCGACATGATCATCATCCCGCCGGTCCGGCACAGCGTCAGCGCCATCGAGGACGTCGCCTTCCTGCTCACCGTCGCCAAATAGCGGCGCTCATTGCACGCACCGAGTAGCGGTGCTCATTGCACGCACCGAGTAGCGGTGCTCATTGCACCGGTGCCGGAGCGGTGTACCCGCGGTAGCCCTCCCACGCGAGTCGGCGCTCGCGACGCGGATCGTGCTCGATGTGCGTGACCTCGTCGAAAATCACTGTCGCGCGGCCCTTCTCGTCGTAAGGCGGCCACGACGGCAGTGGTTCACCGTGCCGGGCCACGTTCAGCCACTGGCGCTGCATCACCCCGGCGACCGTGCGCAGGCCGCGTCGCCCACCGAGTGCGGTGAGCGCCCGCCCGAGCGGTTCGCCGGTCTGGTCGAAGACCGCGAGCAACTCCACAGCGTGCGTCGCGTCGAAACCCGTCCACCGCAGCAGTCGCGGCGCGAGATCGAAGCGGTACATGAAGGTCGGCGCGAAACGCGAATGCGCCTGCGCGATCTGCACGGACGGATACCAGAAGGTGAGATCGCCGCCGAGATCGATCGCGGCACGCTCGTCCGGATATCCCGGGTAGACCGCCGTGATGCGATCCTTCGCCTCCGGATCGGTCGCGGCGAACAGTGCGTCGATCCGCCGCGGGTTCGTCGGCAGCGCGTCGAGGAACTTCGGGAACAGTGCGCCCTCGCGGTCGTTCGTCCCGAGCACGAGCGGAACGGGATGCGCCGCGCCCGTCTCGTACGCCTCGAGCGGCTGGAGCGGAACGAAATCGCCGTCGACGACCGGACCGAAGGGATGCAGACCGGGGGTCGCGCGCAGCACCTGCGCCCCGAGTCGCGATCCCACCCGCCCGAGTTCGACGGGGGAGGCGTCGAGCAGCGCCCGCGCCGCGGTATCCGGGTCGGCACCGAGCAGTTCGACGAACTTCCGGCCCCATTCGGCAGAGCGGTCGGAGGTGACGACGAGATTCGGCGCCGGGCTCTGTGCGATCGCGGCGGAGAACAGTCCGCGCGCGGCGGGTGTCGCGAGCAGGGTCGTCACCGAGGTGCCGCCGGCGGACTCGCCGAAGATCGTCACGTTGTCGGGGTCCCCGCCGAAGGCCGCGATATTGCGCTGCACCCATTCGAGCGCCGCCACCTGGTCGCGCAGACCGAGATTGGAATCGAATCGGACCGAATCGGTGGAGAAGGATCCGAAGTCGAGATAGCCGAGCGCTCCGAGGCGGTAGTTGATCGACACGTAGACGACGTCGCCGCGTCGGACCAGCGACTCGCCGCCGTAGACCGACAGGGCACTCGTGCCGAGGGTGAAGGCGCCGCCGTGGATGAACACCATGACCGGTCGCGGTGCATGGACCCGACCGGCGGGGGCGAGCACGTTGAGGGTCAGGCAGTCCTCGTCGGGACGCACGCGCACCCCGCGACGACCGGTCTCGGCGTAGCGCGGACGCTGCGGGGCGGCATTGCCGAACTGCGTCGCATCGCGCACCCCCGTCCAGGGCTCGACCGGTTGCGGCGCGCGCAACCGCAGCGGACCGACCGGGGGAGCGGCGTAGGGGATGCCGCGCCAGGCGAGGAGGTCGCCGAGCCGGGTGCCGCGGACGGTCCCGTCTGCGAATGTGACGTGGGTCTCGGGCGTCATGCTCCGCACTGTACGTGACGGCGCGTCACGGTAGCCGCCGCATCCACCGTCGAGGTCACCAGGAGTAGGCCTCGAGTCCCCGATCTGCGAGCTCGGCCCGGACGTAGGTGCGCAGCGTCGCGGCGTCGGGGAAGCGGTCCTCGTCGAGGGCGACGAACGCGAGGGTGTACCGCTCGTCGGTGTGGCAGGCGTACACCGACAGGCGGGTCGCGGTGCGGGCCGGCCGGGTGTCGAGTCCCGGGTGCATGGCGCGCATCGCGATCCCGGTGGTGCGGTACGGGCCCAGCGTGGTGAGTTCGCGGGGCACTGCGCCGATGTTGGAACACAACAGGTCCCGCTCACCGGCACCGCGCGCGACGCGGGCGGCGATCCGGTCGGGCAGGAGCTGCAGGATATCGGCCGGCATGTTGTGCGGCGCGCCCTCCCGCGGCTGCGAGTAGGCGTGCGCGGCGCGGGCACGGATCGACGCGACGGTGTCACCGTCGTCGACGGTGATCCCCACCATCGACACGCCGTTGGAGACGGTTCCGTCCTTCCGGTCGTCGACCGGAACGGAGATGCGCACGGGGAACGGGATCCGGGCGCGTCGAGCGACACCGGCGGACACGGCGATCAGCAGGGCGTTCGGGCTGCCGTCCTCCGCGGCGGCGACGGCCCTCCACTGCGCCGCGTCGACGTCGACGAGCGCGGTGCGCGGTCGCGAGCGCACCGTCTGCGGAGCGGACGGTTTCTCCGTGCGGGGCGTGTACTTCACGCGGCGCAGCCCGCTGCCGACCTTCCGGAACAACTGCATCGCATCGCGCAGGTCGGACTGGCGACCGGAGTCGGGTCGTCGCGGCCGGTCGGCGAGCGCGTCGGCGACGGCGCGGACGAATCCGCGCGCGTCGGTCAGCACGTGCGAGCACACGATCGACAGTGCGGTGCCGCCGCTCGTGAGTCGGGTCGCGGCGAGGGCCCAGCCGGGACCGAGCTCGGGATCGACGTCCACGTTCGCGTGCTCGTCGGCCCAGTCGAGGAGCTCGTCGTCGGGGATGGGGGTCGCGGGATAGCGCAGCGGATGGACGTGCGTGTTCGGTTCGAATCGGGGGCGTGCGCCGGGAACCCGGGGACGGACCACGCGACGCCCGAGCGGGCCTTCGGACAGCACGTCGTGAAGGGACAGCAACAGGGTCGCGTCCACGGTCTCGTCGGTGCGCCACAGACCCTGCATCACCGACGGCAGGCCGGTTCCTTTGTGGCGGTGGAGGAACATCTCGTCCACGACGCTCAGGCGATTCACAATCCCGACCGTAGCGCCGACCGTTGACCGAAGCACTGAACCGAGGTTCAATCCTTGGTGTGGCGTACCGGCGGACACCCGCAGTGCAGGAGCGACTCGACGCGCAGCGCGAGGCGATCGCCGCTGCCGCCGTGGCTCTGCTCAGCGAGCGCGGATACAGCGGACTGTCCGTCTCGGCGGTCGCCGAACGGGCCGGTGTCGCCACCGGCAGCGTCTACCGGCACTACGTCGACAAGTCCGATCTCATGGTGCGGATCTTCCGGGAACTGTGCGGCCGGGAGGTCGAGGCCGTGACGTCCGCGGCCGCAACCGGATCCGGTGCCGACCGGGTGACCGCGGTGGTCGACACCTTCTCCCGGCGTGCGCTGCGCAATCCCACCCTCGCCTACGCGCTGCTCGCCGAACCGGTCGACGCAGCGGTCGACGTCGAACGGCTCGTGCTGCGCCGCGCCTTCGCGGCGGCCTTCGCGAACGCCGTGCGCCACGGCATCGCAACCGGTGAATTTCCCGAACAGGACGTCGAACTCACCGCCGCCGCGCTCGTCGGGGCCGTCGGTGAGGTACTCACCGGCCGCCTTCCCGGCGCGGCCGACGGTCGCCATTGCGCCGCGGCCGATGGTCGACATTGCGACAGCGCGGCCGGATCCACTGTCCCCGACCTCGTCGCGCTCGCACTGCGCGCGGTGGGGTACCTGTCTTCCGGAACGACCCAGGAGTGAAGCCGTGAATTTCCCCGCCACCCACGAGGTGTTCAATCAGGTACCGGACCTCGAGCCCTACGGGGCCGCCGACGACCCCGCCCTCCTCGAAGGACTGCGCCGCGAAGGAGCGAGCTGGGCCGAGGACGAGGTCCGCGAACTCGGCGCCCTCGCCGGCACTGCCCGTGCCCAGGCCTGGGGGCGGCTCGCCAACGAGTACCCGCCCGTGCTGCACACCCACGACCGCTACGGCCACCGCGTCGACGAGGTCGAGTTCCATCCGCACTGGCACGACCTGATGACCGTCGCCGTCGAGAACGGCCTGCACGCGGCACCCTGGCGCGACTCGCGTCCCGGCGCGCACGTCGCCCGCGCCGCGAAGTTCTACGTGTGGGGCCACACCGACGCCGGGCACATGTGCCCGATCTCGATGACCTACGCCGCGGTCCCGGCGCTGCGCCACAACGCCGAACTCGCCGAGCGCTACGAGCCGCTGCTGGCCGCGCCGCACTACGACTTCGGGCTGCGCGAACCCTCCACGAAACGCGGTCTCATCGCGGGGATGTCGATGACCGAGAAGCAGGGTGGTTCCGACGTCCGCGCCAACACCACCACCGCGACCCCCAACGCGGACGGTTCGTACACGATCGTCGGGCACAAGTGGTTCACCTCCGCGCCGATGTCCGACCTGTTCCTCACGCTCGCGCAGACCGAGCACGGACCGTCGTGCTTCCTGCTCCCGCGTGTCCTGCCCGACGGCACCCGCAACGCGATCCGCATCCAGCGGCTGAAGGACAAGCTCGGCAACAAGTCGAACGCCTCCTCCGAGATCGAGTACGAGAACGCGATCGGCTGGCTCGTCGGCCCGGAAGGTCGCGGCATCAACACCATCATCGAGATGGTGAACATGACGCGACTCGACTGCGTCATCGGCTCGGCCGTGAACATGCGGGTCGCGACGCTGCGCGCGGTCCACCACGCCCGCCATCGGAAGGCGTTCGGCGCGGTGCTCGTCGACCAGCCGCTCATGCGCAACGTGCTCGCCGATCTCGTCGTCGAATCCGATGCGGCGACGACGATGATGATGCGTCTGGCCGGAGCCACCGACCGCGCCGCCGGAGACGAGCAGGAAGCCGCCCTGCGCCGCATCGCGCTGGCCGTCACCAAGTACTGGGTGTGCAAGCGGGCTCCCGCGGTCGCCGCCGAAGCTCTCGAATGTCTCGGCGGCAACGGCTACGCCGAGGAGTCCGGCATGCCGCGGCTCTATCGCGAGTCGCCGCTCATGTCGATCTGGGAAGGATCCGGCAACGTCGCGGCACTCGACGCATTGCGCGCCATGGCCCGGCAGCCCGGCACCGTCGAGGCGTTCTCCACCGAGGTCGGGCTCGCGGAAGGAGCCGATCCGCGGCTCGACTCGGCCATCGCCCGGGTCGGCAAGGAACTCACCGACCTCGAGGACGCCGAGTACCGGGCACGGCGGGTCGTGGAGCTCATGGCCCTGGTCCTGCAGGGCGCGCAGCTCGTCCGGCACGGGCATCCCGCCGTCGCGGAGGCCTTCTGCCGCAGCCGGCTCGACGACGACTGGGGCATCGCGATGGGCACACTGCCGACCGGCGTGGACACCGCCGCGATCCTCGACCGGGTCTGACGGCGCGGGTCCGATCGTGCGGCGCTGTCACCTGTCTCAGGTCGCGGGCATACTGGAATACGTCCTGCGAGGAATCGACTACGGGTGGAGCCCGTCATGATCGGCAGCAACGAATGGTGGGAGTGGGGTCGGCAGATCGCACTCGCGGTGACCGAGCCGCATGCACTGCACCGTGCCCGCATGATCGTGCGCGGCGTCGTCGCCGAGTCCGAGGCGGTGAGCGACAGCCGCCGGGGCGACGCCGAGATCCACTCCGTCAACCTCGCGCAGGGCACTCCGGTCACGATGAGCCCCCGACTGGCCTCGATGGTGCGGTCGGCGCTGTGGGCGGCCCGCATGACGGGCGGGGCCATCACCCCGGTCGACTCCGACGACGCCTCCGTCGATGCCGGAGCCATCCCGCCGATCCATCCCATCCCCACCTACCGCGACGTGCAGATCGACGGAGACGTCGTGCTCGCTCCCTTCGGGGTGAGCCTCGAACTCGGTGCGACGGCCGTGGCCGATACCGTCGACTACTCCGCGGCGCTCGTCGCGAACCTGCTCGAATGCGGGGCGCTCGTGCGCATCGGCGACGTGATGGCCACCGCGGGGCACGCGCCGGCCGGGGGATGGCAGGTGCCGCTCCCGGATCGAGGGTCGGTCGAACTGCCGGCCGGATCGGCCATGGCGTCGCACACCAGCGACGTCGCCGACCCCGAGCGGTGGCGTCTCGTCAGCGTCATCGCTCCCGACGCGGTGTGGGCCGATGCGGCCGCGGCGACGGCGTTGCAGCGGGGGATCGGAGCCCTGTCGTGGCTCGAGCAGTACGACCTGCCGGCGCGTCTCGTCGATACGCACGGACGGGTCCGGACCACCACGGCCTGGTCCGATCCGAAGGCTGCTTGATCTCTCGAGCAGGATGCGGTCAGGCTCCGTCGCGGAGGTTGCGGTAGACCTCGATCAGATGGTCGGTGGACGCGTCTCCGGTATCGGGGGTCTCCTGGCCGGCGAGCACCGTCTGCAGGGCGGTGGCCTGGGTCTTGCCGAGCTCGACACCCCACTGATCGAACGAATCGATCCCCCACACGATGCCCTGGACGAAGGTCTGATGCTCGTAGAACGCGATGATCTGCCCGACCACCGACGGGGTCAGTTCCGGGGCGAGGATCGTCGTCGACGGCCGATCGCCGGGCATCACCTTGTGCGCCACCACCGCCTCGTCGACGCCTTCGGCACGCACCTCGTCGGCATCGCGGCCGAAGGCGAGGACTTTGGCCTGGGCGAACATGTTCGCCAGCACCAGCACCTGCATGCTGGTCTGCCCGTCGCGGGCCGGCAGATCGTCGCCGCAACGGGCCAGGCCGAGGAAGTCGACGGGGACGATCTCGGTGCCCTGGTGCAGCAACTGGAAGAAGGCATGCTGGCCGTTGGTACCGGGCTCGCCCCAGAACACCTCCCCGGTGGGGTAGCTGACCGGTGTGCCGTCGGCGCGCACGGACTTGCCGTTCGATTCCATCGTCAGCTGCTGCAGATAGGCCGGCAACCGCGCCAGATCCTGCGCATAGGGCACCACCGCGCGCGAGCGATAACCGAGGATGCTCGCATTCCACACCCCGATCAACCCCGCCAACAGCGGTGCGTTCTGCGCCGGGTCGGCGGTGGCGAAGTGGTCGTCGATGGCGTGCATGCCGGCGAGGAACTCGCCGAACCGCTGCCGGCCGATGGCGCACATGACCGCCAGCCCGATCGCCGAACCCACCGAATAACGCCCACCGACCCAGTCCCAGAATTCGAACATGTTCGCCGGGTCGATGCCGAACTCGACCACCCGCTCCGTGTGCGTCGACACCGCCACGAAATGCTGGGCGACGGCGTCTTCGCCCAATGTGTCGACGAGCCAGCGGCGCGCGGCGGTGGCGTTCGACAGGGTTTCGAGGGTGGAGAAGGTTTTCGACGCGACGATGAACAGTGTGGTGGCCGGGTCCAGATCGGCCAGCGCCGCGGTCAGATCGGCGGGGTCGACGTTGGAGACGAACCGCGCCGCCGGCCCGTCGTGAAAACGCCGCAGTGCGCCGGTGACCATTGCCGGGCCGAGATCGGAGCCGCCGATGCCGATGTTGACCACCGTGGCGATCTTCTCGCCGGTGGCGCCGCGCCAGTCGCCGCTGCGGAGGCGGTCGGTGAACTGGCCCATCCGGTCGAGCACGGCGTGGACGTCGGCGACGACATCGATCCCGTCCACGATCAGTGCCGCATCGCGGGGCAGGCGCAGGGCGGTGTGCAGCACCGCGCGGTCCTCGGTGACGTTGATGTGCGCACCCGAGAACATCGCCTCCCGAGCCGCGGCGATCCCCGCGGTGTCGGCGAGTTCCAGCAAGGCATGCAGGACGGGGGTGTCGAAACGCTGCTTGCTGAAATCGATGACCAGATCCCCGGCAGGGACCGTCAACGCCGAGACCCTCTCGGGTTCGGAGGTGAACAACTGCCGCAGCGACACCGATTCGAGCCGGTCGCGATGGTCTTCCAGAGCTTTCCACGGTGCCGTTGCGGTTACGTCGCTCATGTCGTCGACAGTAGTGCGCCCCGACACGGTGCGCCCGGTGTGCGACTGTGTGCCCCGGTGTGTGACGAAGGGATCCCTCGGTTTCCCGCAGCGAGCGACCGCGGCGCGCATGATGGGGCATATGGATGCTGCAGAACTGATTCGGTCCGTCCCCACCGACCTGTTCCTCGGCGGTGAATGGGTGGCGGCCGAGAACGGAGCCACCTTCGGAGTCCACGATCCTGCGACCGGCGACGAACTCACCCGCGTCGCCGATGCCGCGCCCGGTGATGCCCTACGGGCCCTCGATGCGGCCGTCGCAGCCGGTCCGGAATGGGCCGCGACCCCGCCGCGCGAACGCGCCGAACTGCTGCGGGCCGTGTGGCAGAAGATCACCGAGCGCGCCGACGACTTCGCGCTGCTCATGACGCTCGAGATGGGTAAGGCGCTGCCGGAGAGCCGATCGGAGGTGACCTACGGTGCCGAATTCCTGCGATGGTTCTCCGAGGAGGCGGTTCGCATCGCCGGTCGCTACACGCCCGCCCCGGCCGGCACCGGACGCGTTCTCGTGACGAAACAACCGGTCGGTCCCTGCCTGGCGATCACGCCGTGGAACTTCCCCCTCGCGATGGGAACCCGCAAGATCGGTCCCGCCCTCGCCGCGGGATGCACGATCATCGTCAAGCCCGCGTCCGAGACACCCCTCACGATCCAGCTGCTCGCGCAGCTCTTCGACGAGGCAGGACTGCCCAAGGGTGTCCTGTCGGTGCTGCCGTCCTCGCATGCCGGGGAGGTCACCGGTCCGCTCCTCGAAGATCCCCGGCTGCGCAAGCTCACCTTCACCGGCTCCACCGAGGTCGGGCGCATGCTCGCCGAGAAGGCCGGTCGTTCGCTGCTGCGCACCTCGCTCGAACTCGGCGGCAACGCGCCGTTCGTCGTCTTCGAGGACGCCGATCTCGACGCCGCGGTCGAGGGCGCGGTGGCAGCCAAGCTGCGCAACGGGGGAGAGGCCTGCACGGCCGCGAACCGCTTCCACGTCCACAATTCGGTGCGCGACGCCTTCGTCGCCAAGCTCACCGAACGCATGGCGTCGTACAAGCTCGGGCCGGGAACGGACCCCGACGCGACGCTGGGTCCCCTGGTCAACGAGAACCAGAAGAAGACCGTGATCGAACTCGTGCAGGACGCGGTGTCGGCGGGCGCTTCGGTGCGCCTGGGCGGTGAACCCGCGGACGGACCGGGATGGTTCTACCCGGCCACCGTCCTCGACGACGTGCCGAAGCAGGCCCGCATCCTGCAGGAAGAGGTGTTCGGGCCGGTCGCGGCCGTCACCGGCTTCGACACCGAGGAGGAAGCGCTCGCGGCGGCGAACGACACCCGCTACGGGCTCGCCGCCTACATCTTCACGCGCGACCTCGACCGGGCCCTGCGCGTGTCGCATGCGCTCGAAACGGGCATCGTCGGCGTGAACCGCGGTGTCGTCT harbors:
- a CDS encoding Fpg/Nei family DNA glycosylase, with the translated sequence MPELPEVEALAVFLREHAVGSVVGRIDVAALSVLQTADPPITALQGRDITGAARFGKFLAIDCSGLHLITHLSRGGWLRWLDEPSHTPPKLGRGPLALRVHLFAPDATTPAFDLTEAGTKKRLAVWVVDDPQQVPGIARLGPDALAFTRDEFAELLTDSTSRLKTLLTDQKVLAGIGNAYSDEILHVAQQSPFATAGKLTDDEVTALYGAMRSVLTDAVTRSVGQDAARLKGEKRSGLRVHGRTGEPCPVCGDTIREVSYTDRSFQYCPTCQTGGKVLADRRMSRLLK
- a CDS encoding thymidylate synthase, which encodes MTVSTPYEDLLRLILETGAEKADRTGTGTRSLFGHQMRFDLSEGFPLITTKKVHLKSIVYELLWFLRGDSNVKWLQEHGVTIWDEWAAPDGDLGPVYGVQWRSWPTPDGQHIDQIGQVIETLRNNPDSRRILVSAWNVAELDRMALMPCHAFFQFYVADGKLSCQLYQRSADMFLGVPFNIASYALLTHMVAQQTGLEPGEFIWTGGDCHIYSNHIEQVTEQLTRDPYPYPTLKLHPRDSIFDYRYEDVEVVGYRHHPAIKAPVAV
- a CDS encoding dihydrofolate reductase, with the protein product MGDVTLVWAQARDGVIGRDNTIPWHIPEDMAFFKDATMGKPVIMGRLTWDSLPVRFRPLPGRRNIVVTRNVEWSAEGAETAMSLEDALTLAGEDEVVVMGGGQIYAQAMPFATRLLVTEVDLDVVGDATAPPIGPEWAAEPGEWMTSTKGIRFRWIRYARS
- a CDS encoding FAD:protein FMN transferase produces the protein MIGSNEWWEWGRQIALAVTEPHALHRARMIVRGVVAESEAVSDSRRGDAEIHSVNLAQGTPVTMSPRLASMVRSALWAARMTGGAITPVDSDDASVDAGAIPPIHPIPTYRDVQIDGDVVLAPFGVSLELGATAVADTVDYSAALVANLLECGALVRIGDVMATAGHAPAGGWQVPLPDRGSVELPAGSAMASHTSDVADPERWRLVSVIAPDAVWADAAAATALQRGIGALSWLEQYDLPARLVDTHGRVRTTTAWSDPKAA
- a CDS encoding TetR/AcrR family transcriptional regulator — its product is MAYRRTPAVQERLDAQREAIAAAAVALLSERGYSGLSVSAVAERAGVATGSVYRHYVDKSDLMVRIFRELCGREVEAVTSAAATGSGADRVTAVVDTFSRRALRNPTLAYALLAEPVDAAVDVERLVLRRAFAAAFANAVRHGIATGEFPEQDVELTAAALVGAVGEVLTGRLPGAADGRHCAAADGRHCDSAAGSTVPDLVALALRAVGYLSSGTTQE
- a CDS encoding cupin domain-containing protein; the encoded protein is MDKLSLTALARQQLKLAAASSSGRSSQTVFGGHTKHLRQTVVALLAGHELGEHDSPGEATLQVLSGQLQLVAGNDVWKGSAGDMIIIPPVRHSVSAIEDVAFLLTVAK
- a CDS encoding acyl-CoA dehydrogenase family protein; the protein is MNFPATHEVFNQVPDLEPYGAADDPALLEGLRREGASWAEDEVRELGALAGTARAQAWGRLANEYPPVLHTHDRYGHRVDEVEFHPHWHDLMTVAVENGLHAAPWRDSRPGAHVARAAKFYVWGHTDAGHMCPISMTYAAVPALRHNAELAERYEPLLAAPHYDFGLREPSTKRGLIAGMSMTEKQGGSDVRANTTTATPNADGSYTIVGHKWFTSAPMSDLFLTLAQTEHGPSCFLLPRVLPDGTRNAIRIQRLKDKLGNKSNASSEIEYENAIGWLVGPEGRGINTIIEMVNMTRLDCVIGSAVNMRVATLRAVHHARHRKAFGAVLVDQPLMRNVLADLVVESDAATTMMMRLAGATDRAAGDEQEAALRRIALAVTKYWVCKRAPAVAAEALECLGGNGYAEESGMPRLYRESPLMSIWEGSGNVAALDALRAMARQPGTVEAFSTEVGLAEGADPRLDSAIARVGKELTDLEDAEYRARRVVELMALVLQGAQLVRHGHPAVAEAFCRSRLDDDWGIAMGTLPTGVDTAAILDRV
- a CDS encoding carboxylesterase/lipase family protein, which encodes MTPETHVTFADGTVRGTRLGDLLAWRGIPYAAPPVGPLRLRAPQPVEPWTGVRDATQFGNAAPQRPRYAETGRRGVRVRPDEDCLTLNVLAPAGRVHAPRPVMVFIHGGAFTLGTSALSVYGGESLVRRGDVVYVSINYRLGALGYLDFGSFSTDSVRFDSNLGLRDQVAALEWVQRNIAAFGGDPDNVTIFGESAGGTSVTTLLATPAARGLFSAAIAQSPAPNLVVTSDRSAEWGRKFVELLGADPDTAARALLDASPVELGRVGSRLGAQVLRATPGLHPFGPVVDGDFVPLQPLEAYETGAAHPVPLVLGTNDREGALFPKFLDALPTNPRRIDALFAATDPEAKDRITAVYPGYPDERAAIDLGGDLTFWYPSVQIAQAHSRFAPTFMYRFDLAPRLLRWTGFDATHAVELLAVFDQTGEPLGRALTALGGRRGLRTVAGVMQRQWLNVARHGEPLPSWPPYDEKGRATVIFDEVTHIEHDPRRERRLAWEGYRGYTAPAPVQ
- a CDS encoding tellurite resistance/C4-dicarboxylate transporter family protein, yielding MRAVQARSRLREEVRTLAPGYFAFVMAGGIVSTGLHLRGFHLGSAVLLIVSAIGYATLVALSVWRFFAFRDEVRADLADSGRAFGFFTFVAGSNVLGVRLMMDGRHSTAAVLLVGAAATWLVLGYVVPWTAVLGTAERPVLAKANGTWFIWVVASESVAIAAATLQPVYRELDRLLAAVAVFTWGVGLFLYAAAGIFVAARMLQYPLRPTDLTAPYWVSMGACSITVVAGSRIVEMDDAPMVDATRGLIAGLAVVIWAFATWLLPPLVAAGWWRHRVHRVPLTYDSSLWSIVFPLGMYAVAGMYLGRADDLPLVGAIGAAELWVAVAAWAVVFAAMLHRMWVRFMRPVERDRR